A DNA window from Bacteroides cellulosilyticus contains the following coding sequences:
- a CDS encoding glycoside hydrolase family 2 TIM barrel-domain containing protein, producing MKKKLFSLFALAIGFQTIALSQNNEWRDPEVNAVNRAPMHANYFAYESHDAARAGVKEESDNFLSLNGMWKFNWVRNADQRPDDFYRLGYNDSAWDELKVPAVWELNGYGDPIYVNVGYPWKNQFRTDPPKIPVKNNHVGSYRKEIVIPAEWKDKQIFAHLGSVTSNIYLWVNGKYVGYSEDSKLEAEFDLSGYLKPGKNLIAFQVFRWCDGSYLEDQDFFRFSGVGRDCYLYTRNKNYIQDIRVTPDLDQQYANGSLDIALQMKGRGTVELELSDSKGNIVANTRVNGSGNLSAAMEVENPLKWSAEMPNLYCLTATLKNGNDILEVIPVKVGFRKVEIKDAQLLVNGQPVLIKGVNRHEMDPDYGYVVSRERMLQDIRIMKQFNINAVRTCHYPDDNLWYELCDEYGLYVVAEANVEAHGMLYTNNQLSKHPSFAKAHLERNQRNVQRSYNHPSVIIWSLGNETGPGPNFEACYRWIKAEDATRPVQYEQAGHDYYTDIFCPMYLWYSACEDYAKSNATKPLIQCEYAHAMGNSMGGFKEYWDLIRKYPKFQGGFIWDFVDQSVRWKNKDGIEIYAYGGDFNKYDGSDNNFCDNGLISPDRIPNPHMYEVGYFYQSIWTRPVNLQNGEIEIFNENFFRDLSAYYLDWQLLADGELVEAGTVGNLDVAPQQSARLKLDISDINSYKDKELLLNVSYKLKKAETLLSPGFTVAKAQMSVTPYKAPDMALVNVKKANIESVAPSVNNNDGNYLIIEGEDFIIEFAKNNGFLSRYKVAGKELMNDGGQLVPNFWRAPTDNDYGARLQHKYRVWLNPKLKRTSFTNKQENGTVVVEAGYEMPDVSAKLYLTYVINNAGEIKVTQKMAAGEAEKVPDMFRFGMQMQMPDEFYRINYYGRGPVENYSDRNHATDLGIYRQTVAEQFYPYIRPQETGTKTDIRWWRQLNEAGSGLQFVAEAPFSASALNYTIESLDDGLNKDQRHSPEVIPVDYTNICIDKAQLGLACENSWGAIAYPQYRLPYGNYEFSFIMKPVFNKVY from the coding sequence CCGACCAGCGCCCGGACGACTTTTATCGGTTGGGTTATAACGATAGTGCGTGGGATGAGCTGAAAGTACCTGCTGTATGGGAGTTAAATGGCTATGGAGATCCTATTTATGTTAATGTTGGATATCCGTGGAAGAACCAGTTCAGAACAGATCCTCCGAAAATACCTGTAAAGAACAATCATGTGGGATCCTATCGTAAGGAGATTGTTATACCGGCAGAGTGGAAGGATAAGCAAATCTTTGCACATTTGGGTTCAGTCACTTCCAATATCTATTTGTGGGTAAATGGTAAATACGTTGGGTATAGTGAAGACAGTAAATTGGAAGCGGAATTTGATTTGTCGGGTTATCTCAAACCGGGTAAAAACCTGATTGCATTTCAGGTGTTCCGTTGGTGCGACGGGTCATATCTTGAAGACCAGGATTTCTTCCGTTTTTCGGGTGTGGGGCGTGATTGCTACTTGTATACCCGCAACAAGAACTATATTCAGGACATCAGAGTTACTCCCGACTTGGACCAACAGTATGCCAACGGATCGTTGGATATTGCCCTCCAAATGAAAGGACGGGGTACTGTAGAATTGGAACTATCGGATTCGAAAGGCAATATCGTTGCAAACACCCGGGTGAATGGCTCGGGCAATCTTTCGGCTGCTATGGAGGTTGAGAATCCCCTTAAATGGAGTGCGGAAATGCCCAATCTTTATTGTCTGACGGCTACTTTGAAGAATGGCAATGATATTTTAGAAGTTATTCCGGTAAAAGTAGGTTTCCGTAAAGTCGAGATTAAAGATGCGCAACTGCTTGTGAACGGGCAGCCTGTACTGATTAAGGGAGTCAACCGCCATGAGATGGACCCGGATTATGGATATGTTGTTTCGCGGGAGCGTATGTTGCAGGACATTCGGATTATGAAGCAGTTCAATATCAATGCCGTGCGTACATGCCATTATCCTGATGATAATCTTTGGTATGAACTGTGCGATGAGTATGGTTTGTATGTCGTGGCTGAGGCTAATGTAGAGGCACATGGAATGTTATATACTAATAATCAGCTTTCTAAACACCCGTCTTTTGCCAAAGCACATCTGGAACGCAACCAGCGTAATGTGCAGCGTAGTTACAATCATCCTTCGGTCATTATCTGGTCGTTGGGTAACGAAACCGGTCCCGGTCCTAATTTCGAAGCTTGCTATCGTTGGATAAAAGCGGAAGATGCAACGCGTCCCGTGCAATATGAACAGGCCGGTCATGATTATTATACCGATATTTTCTGCCCGATGTATCTGTGGTACAGCGCTTGCGAGGACTATGCCAAGAGTAATGCCACTAAACCGCTTATACAGTGTGAATATGCGCATGCTATGGGTAATTCTATGGGTGGATTCAAAGAATATTGGGACCTGATACGCAAATATCCGAAATTTCAGGGTGGGTTCATCTGGGACTTTGTTGACCAGTCTGTGCGTTGGAAAAATAAAGACGGCATAGAGATATATGCGTATGGCGGAGATTTTAATAAGTATGATGGCTCTGACAATAATTTCTGTGATAATGGTCTGATAAGCCCTGACAGGATACCGAATCCGCATATGTACGAAGTGGGTTACTTTTATCAGTCCATTTGGACACGTCCCGTCAACCTGCAAAATGGAGAAATAGAAATCTTCAATGAGAATTTCTTCCGTGATCTTTCCGCTTATTATCTGGATTGGCAGTTATTGGCAGATGGTGAATTGGTAGAAGCCGGCACTGTTGGCAATCTTGATGTAGCTCCTCAACAATCGGCAAGACTGAAACTGGACATCTCCGATATAAACTCGTATAAAGACAAGGAACTATTGCTGAATGTATCTTATAAACTTAAAAAGGCTGAAACCTTATTATCTCCCGGATTTACTGTTGCAAAAGCTCAAATGTCCGTCACTCCCTATAAGGCACCCGATATGGCATTAGTGAATGTAAAGAAAGCAAATATAGAATCCGTTGCTCCCTCCGTGAATAATAATGATGGTAATTATCTGATTATTGAAGGTGAGGATTTCATTATCGAGTTTGCGAAGAACAATGGTTTCCTGAGCAGATATAAGGTTGCAGGCAAGGAATTGATGAATGATGGCGGACAACTCGTGCCTAATTTCTGGCGTGCGCCTACTGACAATGATTATGGTGCCAGATTGCAGCACAAATACAGGGTATGGCTGAATCCCAAACTTAAAAGGACTTCATTTACCAACAAGCAGGAGAATGGGACGGTTGTAGTTGAAGCCGGATATGAAATGCCGGATGTCTCTGCTAAACTATATCTGACTTATGTGATAAATAATGCAGGTGAGATAAAAGTTACTCAGAAAATGGCTGCCGGTGAAGCAGAGAAAGTGCCCGATATGTTCCGCTTCGGCATGCAGATGCAGATGCCTGACGAATTCTATAGAATCAATTATTATGGCAGAGGTCCTGTGGAAAACTATTCGGACCGCAATCATGCAACAGATTTGGGAATTTACCGTCAGACGGTGGCTGAACAATTCTACCCATATATCCGTCCGCAGGAAACGGGTACTAAGACTGATATACGTTGGTGGAGACAACTGAACGAAGCGGGTTCCGGGTTGCAATTTGTTGCGGAAGCCCCGTTCTCGGCATCAGCTCTGAACTATACGATTGAATCTTTGGACGACGGATTGAATAAAGATCAGCGTCATTCGCCGGAAGTAATCCCGGTGGATTATACGAATATTTGCATAGACAAGGCTCAATTGGGGCTGGCTTGTGAAAATAGTTGGGGAGCTATCGCTTATCCGCAATACCGCTTGCCGTACGGTAATTATGAATTCAGCTTTATAATGAAGCCGGTATTTAATAAAGTTTATTGA
- a CDS encoding glycoside hydrolase family 97 protein, with amino-acid sequence MRKLCLLFLLIGTYCYAGEKRCTVDSPDGKIQLAIIQTDAGELTYQLSVKRKQVIEASALGFKTEDGVSFPSQGWKMGKVIRNKVNSVWKPLWGKRAVVPDKYNEMKLSFVNEAESSDALEIVARAYNEGVAFRYVLPQGAGSALELTTFNFAGDYTAWYYNGERHNIGPERLTETDGERLPVMTVKAAEDLYLAVHEACLDEGEPLKLKSEKGRCLFSVSAKPHLLRAGYQSAWRVVLCGNRPGDLVDSHLVELLNPEPSGEYDFSWVKPGVALWDWRMNGAQWEGFNYTMSYPSWERAVDFAAEQGFAYLVLDANWYGPEFEQGSDPVKGDKARDVRKLIQYGKQKGVGIWLYLNDVGGRNYPLEETLKQYGEWGAAGVKYGFMAGNPEEKNIRTKSITEMCARYKLLVDFHDYPVHPYGQMRTWPNAVTREYCKAQLDGHEIFYPKTFVTSVFVNMVAGPIDMNNGMFDLRQGRTTRSDNNQEVPSTVVSEAARTLITFSGATIIPDIPEYYRKYPALLRFLSAQKMPWLESKTLDGEIGEYIVMMRQAEDGVFLIGAATNEESRTLRVPLSFLGKGDYEAEIVEDGENAHYLSNRETIKVSKKKVTRNEVLNIKLAPGGGACIRIGRLIKQ; translated from the coding sequence ATGAGAAAATTGTGTTTGTTGTTCTTATTGATAGGAACATATTGTTATGCCGGTGAAAAAAGATGTACGGTTGATTCGCCTGACGGAAAGATACAGTTAGCGATTATTCAAACGGATGCCGGTGAGCTGACTTATCAACTATCTGTGAAGCGTAAACAAGTGATTGAGGCTTCTGCATTGGGATTTAAAACAGAGGATGGGGTGTCTTTTCCTTCCCAAGGATGGAAAATGGGAAAGGTTATCCGTAACAAAGTGAATTCTGTTTGGAAGCCTCTGTGGGGAAAGCGTGCCGTAGTGCCCGATAAATACAATGAGATGAAGTTGTCTTTTGTGAATGAAGCGGAATCATCGGATGCTTTGGAGATAGTGGCGCGGGCTTATAATGAAGGTGTGGCTTTTCGCTATGTGTTGCCTCAGGGGGCGGGTTCTGCACTGGAACTTACCACTTTTAATTTTGCAGGCGACTATACCGCGTGGTATTATAATGGAGAAAGGCATAATATCGGTCCGGAACGATTGACCGAAACAGATGGCGAGCGCTTGCCCGTGATGACGGTGAAGGCTGCGGAAGATTTATACCTGGCTGTACATGAGGCTTGTCTGGATGAGGGTGAACCTTTGAAACTGAAATCGGAAAAGGGGCGATGCTTGTTTTCTGTTTCTGCGAAACCGCATTTGCTTCGTGCGGGATATCAATCGGCATGGCGTGTGGTGCTTTGTGGCAACCGGCCGGGCGATCTGGTGGATTCTCATCTCGTGGAATTATTGAATCCGGAACCTTCCGGAGAATATGATTTCTCATGGGTGAAGCCGGGAGTTGCATTGTGGGACTGGCGTATGAATGGTGCTCAGTGGGAAGGGTTTAATTATACAATGTCCTATCCTTCCTGGGAAAGAGCGGTTGATTTTGCCGCAGAGCAGGGTTTTGCCTATCTGGTTCTTGATGCCAATTGGTATGGACCTGAGTTTGAGCAGGGTTCGGACCCCGTTAAGGGAGATAAGGCCAGGGATGTGCGAAAATTGATTCAATATGGAAAGCAGAAAGGAGTGGGTATCTGGCTGTATCTGAATGATGTGGGAGGACGTAATTATCCGTTGGAAGAAACTTTGAAACAATATGGGGAGTGGGGAGCTGCCGGAGTGAAGTATGGTTTTATGGCCGGAAACCCTGAAGAGAAGAATATTAGAACAAAGAGTATAACGGAAATGTGTGCACGGTATAAATTATTGGTAGATTTTCATGATTATCCGGTGCATCCCTATGGGCAGATGCGGACATGGCCCAATGCTGTGACACGTGAATATTGCAAAGCTCAATTGGACGGACACGAGATCTTCTATCCCAAGACCTTTGTAACTTCGGTATTTGTAAATATGGTAGCCGGCCCGATTGATATGAATAACGGTATGTTTGACCTTCGGCAAGGAAGAACGACACGTTCGGATAACAATCAGGAAGTGCCTTCGACAGTGGTATCGGAAGCTGCACGGACATTGATTACTTTCTCCGGCGCGACGATTATTCCGGATATTCCCGAATATTATCGTAAATATCCAGCTTTACTCCGCTTTTTGTCTGCACAGAAAATGCCTTGGCTGGAAAGTAAGACTTTAGATGGCGAAATAGGGGAATATATCGTAATGATGCGTCAAGCGGAAGATGGAGTATTCTTGATAGGAGCTGCAACTAACGAAGAAAGTAGAACTTTACGTGTGCCGCTGTCTTTCTTAGGTAAAGGAGACTATGAAGCGGAAATTGTAGAAGATGGAGAGAATGCCCATTATTTGAGTAACAGAGAAACGATTAAGGTTTCGAAAAAGAAAGTAACGCGGAATGAAGTTTTGAATATAAAGTTAGCGCCGGGTGGCGGAGCTTGTATCCGTATTGGAAGATTAATAAAACAGTAG
- a CDS encoding alpha/beta hydrolase-fold protein has product MKNIAIILVCALAYCFGVQAQSSIPHSQAGFDVEKTGIAQGKIETVTYNSKTVGTKRKALVYTPPGFSKSKKYPVLYLLHGIGGDELEWFNNGKPQVILDNLYAEGKLTPMIVVLPNGRAIKDDRATGNIMAPDKVEGFAIFEKDLLNDLIPFIEKTYPVIKNRESRAIAGLSMGGGQSLNFGLGNLDKFAWVGGFSSAPNTKAPEVLVPNPEAAKQQLKLLWISCGDNDNLMSFSERTHLYLQRHRVPHIFYVEPGGHDFNVWKNDLYLFSQLLFKPVETSSFDKYGLHGARAESNVRNSKYPQLTADHRAIFRIKAPDAQKVQIDLGRKYDMVRQEGGIWETVTDSLGEGFHYYSLLIDGVAVADPSSETFYGMGRMASGIEVPFEGGEYYALKDVPHGDIRMKRYYSEVSRSWRRFFVYTPAGYDTRTDEKYPVLYLLHGGGEDERGWGTQGKTDLIMDNLIAAGKAKPMLVVMLDGNMPSAGFSAGALKAFEAELMQAVIPFVEDNYRVRKEADSRALAGLSMGGIQTLYAGLYHTDLFAHLGVFSSGWLPFYQKIADDQYEFINKNKAAIDSQLRLLWIAMGGKEDIAYQNCQNMLKEFDTLKLKYTYSEYPGGHTWPVWRNNLYHFAQLLFNK; this is encoded by the coding sequence ATGAAAAACATTGCAATCATCTTAGTATGCGCATTGGCGTATTGCTTCGGGGTACAGGCACAAAGTAGTATCCCCCACTCCCAGGCTGGTTTCGACGTAGAAAAGACAGGAATAGCCCAAGGGAAAATAGAAACGGTGACTTATAACTCTAAAACCGTCGGTACGAAGCGGAAAGCATTGGTTTATACCCCTCCCGGCTTCAGCAAAAGTAAGAAATATCCCGTACTTTATCTGCTGCACGGTATCGGTGGCGATGAACTGGAATGGTTCAATAATGGCAAACCGCAAGTCATTCTCGATAACCTGTATGCCGAAGGCAAACTAACGCCGATGATCGTAGTACTTCCCAACGGAAGAGCCATAAAAGATGACCGCGCTACGGGCAATATCATGGCTCCGGATAAAGTGGAAGGCTTCGCCATTTTTGAAAAAGATCTGCTGAACGACCTGATTCCCTTTATTGAAAAGACATATCCTGTAATCAAGAACCGGGAGAGCAGGGCCATCGCAGGACTGTCAATGGGTGGCGGACAATCCCTAAATTTTGGTCTGGGAAATCTGGATAAATTTGCTTGGGTAGGAGGGTTCTCATCCGCTCCTAATACCAAAGCACCCGAAGTGCTTGTCCCTAATCCGGAAGCTGCCAAACAACAACTGAAACTACTGTGGATATCCTGCGGGGACAATGACAACCTAATGTCCTTCAGCGAGCGCACTCACCTCTATCTGCAACGGCATCGGGTTCCCCACATCTTCTATGTGGAGCCGGGCGGGCACGACTTCAATGTATGGAAGAATGACCTCTACCTATTCTCTCAATTGCTATTCAAGCCTGTAGAGACATCAAGCTTCGATAAATACGGCCTTCACGGAGCACGCGCGGAATCCAACGTACGGAATTCCAAATATCCGCAACTGACGGCAGACCACCGCGCTATTTTTCGCATAAAAGCCCCGGATGCACAAAAAGTACAGATAGACCTGGGACGGAAATACGATATGGTCAGACAGGAAGGGGGTATCTGGGAAACAGTAACCGACTCTTTGGGAGAAGGTTTCCACTACTATTCACTACTGATTGACGGAGTGGCGGTAGCTGATCCCAGCAGCGAGACTTTCTATGGCATGGGACGTATGGCAAGCGGCATTGAAGTGCCTTTTGAAGGTGGAGAATATTATGCGCTGAAAGATGTGCCGCATGGCGATATCCGCATGAAGCGTTATTATTCGGAGGTAAGCCGCTCGTGGAGACGCTTCTTCGTATATACTCCGGCAGGATATGACACCCGCACAGACGAGAAATATCCCGTTCTATACCTTCTGCACGGTGGTGGAGAAGACGAACGCGGCTGGGGCACACAAGGAAAGACCGACCTGATCATGGACAACCTGATCGCAGCAGGAAAAGCCAAACCCATGTTAGTAGTAATGCTTGATGGCAATATGCCTTCTGCCGGATTCAGTGCCGGTGCCTTGAAAGCATTCGAAGCCGAGCTGATGCAGGCTGTCATTCCATTTGTAGAAGATAACTACCGTGTCAGAAAAGAAGCAGACAGCCGGGCACTTGCAGGCTTGTCCATGGGAGGTATACAGACACTTTATGCCGGATTGTATCATACAGATTTGTTTGCCCATCTCGGTGTATTCAGTTCCGGATGGCTACCTTTTTACCAGAAAATCGCAGATGACCAATACGAGTTTATCAACAAGAATAAAGCGGCAATAGACTCTCAACTAAGATTACTCTGGATCGCCATGGGAGGCAAAGAAGATATAGCCTACCAGAACTGCCAGAATATGCTTAAAGAGTTTGATACGCTAAAACTGAAATATACATATTCCGAATATCCGGGTGGACACACCTGGCCGGTATGGAGGAATAATCTGTATCATTTTGCACAATTGTTATTCAACAAATAA
- a CDS encoding beta-L-arabinofuranosidase domain-containing protein, whose amino-acid sequence MKKKWILLLLITISSTSLTAQDALYPNTFPLGDVRITAGPFKHACDLNVKVLLQYDTDRLLAPFLREAGLPKKAETYGNWEKDGLDGHIGGHYLTALAIHYAATGNLECKKRMDYMVSEFARVQQANGDGSICGFPNSKKFAEEIRKGNVGIVWNYWVAWYNMHKTYAGLRDAWLYGKNEKAKKIFLKFCDWGVDVISNLDDRQMERMLDNEFGGMNEVYADAWQMTGNHKYLDTAKRFSHKQIFDSMARRIDNLDNKHANTQVPKAVGYQRVAELNSKTAPDYNDFMTAAEFFWETVVSHRSLSLGGNSRGEHFPEAGKCSDYMHERQGPESCNTNNMLKLTEGLFRMHPKVEYADFYERAMYNHILSTQHPEHGGYVYFTPACPSHYRVYSAPGKAMWCCVGTGMENHGKYGQFIYNHDTADNALYVNLFIPSELNWKEKKIKIVQETDFPNEEGTTLTVNPSKATQFKLLIRYPSWVELGKMQVVCNGVDYAKNAQPGSYIAIDRQWSKGDVVEIKTPMTVRIEELPNVPNAISIMRGPILLGARTGTENMPGLIAGDGRWEHIAHGSLVSLFDAPYIIGERSDILNKLNSMKPVEGKSFSFTVPGLFTQEKYKNLILEPFYGIHDSRYMMYWLSMSEPAFREYKQAVEAEEHGRMILDKRTVDIVSSGEQQPESDHAMKTQDSHRGVHAGEAWRDARNGGYFEYTLTTKGNENLSLMVRYWGAESGSRSFDILVDGQTIATEDIVGKWKKDLFCNVEYNIPATLLKSKDKITVRFQSKSDTTAGGIFAVRLLVPESMVVDK is encoded by the coding sequence ATGAAGAAAAAATGGATTCTATTGTTACTGATAACGATTAGTTCTACAAGCCTTACTGCGCAGGACGCGCTTTATCCGAACACTTTTCCTCTGGGAGATGTGAGAATAACCGCAGGTCCTTTTAAGCATGCCTGTGATTTGAACGTTAAGGTTCTGCTTCAGTATGATACTGACCGTCTGCTGGCCCCTTTCCTGCGTGAAGCAGGATTACCTAAGAAAGCGGAAACGTATGGTAACTGGGAAAAAGACGGTCTTGACGGGCATATCGGTGGGCACTATCTGACTGCTTTAGCCATTCATTATGCCGCTACAGGTAATCTGGAATGCAAAAAACGCATGGATTATATGGTTTCTGAATTCGCACGTGTACAGCAGGCTAATGGTGACGGCTCTATTTGCGGTTTTCCAAACAGTAAGAAGTTTGCGGAAGAAATAAGAAAAGGGAATGTAGGCATTGTATGGAACTATTGGGTTGCCTGGTATAATATGCATAAAACCTATGCCGGACTGCGGGATGCTTGGCTTTACGGTAAAAATGAAAAAGCGAAAAAGATCTTCCTGAAGTTTTGTGACTGGGGCGTCGACGTTATTTCTAATTTAGACGACCGGCAAATGGAGCGTATGCTGGATAATGAATTCGGCGGTATGAATGAAGTGTATGCGGATGCCTGGCAAATGACCGGCAATCACAAATACCTCGATACGGCGAAGCGCTTCTCACATAAGCAGATTTTCGACAGTATGGCAAGGCGTATTGATAACCTGGATAACAAGCATGCCAATACGCAAGTGCCTAAAGCCGTGGGATATCAGCGTGTGGCCGAACTTAATTCGAAAACCGCTCCGGATTACAATGATTTTATGACTGCTGCTGAATTTTTCTGGGAGACTGTAGTTTCTCATCGCTCTTTGTCATTAGGCGGAAACAGTCGGGGTGAGCATTTTCCCGAAGCAGGAAAATGTTCCGATTATATGCACGAACGTCAGGGACCGGAGTCGTGTAATACTAATAATATGCTGAAACTTACCGAAGGTCTGTTCCGCATGCATCCCAAAGTGGAATATGCCGATTTTTATGAACGTGCCATGTATAATCATATCCTTTCTACCCAGCATCCTGAACATGGGGGATATGTATATTTCACACCTGCTTGCCCCTCGCATTATCGTGTTTATTCGGCACCGGGAAAAGCAATGTGGTGTTGTGTGGGTACCGGTATGGAAAATCATGGTAAATACGGGCAGTTTATTTATAACCATGATACGGCGGATAATGCTTTGTATGTGAATCTTTTTATACCTTCTGAATTAAACTGGAAAGAGAAGAAGATTAAGATTGTACAAGAAACGGACTTTCCGAATGAAGAAGGGACTACGCTGACTGTTAATCCTTCCAAAGCGACACAGTTTAAACTGCTGATACGTTATCCATCGTGGGTGGAGCTGGGAAAAATGCAGGTGGTCTGCAACGGGGTTGATTATGCAAAAAATGCGCAGCCAGGTTCTTATATAGCCATTGATCGCCAATGGTCAAAAGGAGATGTGGTAGAAATAAAGACTCCGATGACCGTGAGAATTGAAGAATTGCCCAATGTACCTAACGCTATCTCGATCATGCGTGGCCCTATATTGTTAGGTGCGAGGACGGGAACGGAAAATATGCCCGGATTAATTGCCGGAGACGGGCGTTGGGAGCATATTGCACACGGATCGTTGGTTTCACTTTTTGACGCACCTTATATTATAGGGGAAAGAAGTGATATTCTGAATAAACTGAATAGTATGAAGCCTGTCGAAGGAAAATCTTTTAGTTTTACTGTTCCCGGTTTGTTTACTCAGGAAAAATATAAGAATCTGATACTTGAACCATTCTATGGAATTCATGATAGCCGCTATATGATGTATTGGCTATCAATGTCCGAGCCGGCATTCAGGGAATATAAACAAGCCGTGGAAGCTGAAGAGCATGGGAGAATGATACTTGACAAGCGTACTGTGGATATAGTATCATCGGGTGAGCAACAACCTGAGTCGGATCATGCAATGAAAACTCAGGATTCGCATCGTGGAGTACATGCCGGTGAGGCTTGGCGTGATGCCCGTAATGGAGGATATTTTGAATATACACTGACCACGAAAGGGAATGAGAATCTCTCATTGATGGTCCGTTATTGGGGAGCTGAGTCTGGTAGCAGGAGTTTTGATATTCTGGTGGATGGTCAAACTATCGCTACGGAGGATATTGTCGGGAAATGGAAGAAAGACTTGTTTTGCAATGTGGAATATAATATTCCGGCCACTTTGCTGAAATCGAAAGATAAAATTACGGTTAGGTTTCAGAGTAAATCGGATACTACAGCGGGAGGGATTTTTGCAGTACGATTGTTAGTTCCCGAATCAATGGTGGTGGATAAATAA